One window of the Colletotrichum destructivum chromosome 4, complete sequence genome contains the following:
- a CDS encoding Putative helicase, P-loop containing nucleoside triphosphate hydrolase, with translation MADFDLNASFIPALHKPAALLPIAKHRDALLYLIETKQVTIVVGHTGSGKTTQIPQFLEAAGWCSDGKIIGVTQPRRVAATTVALRVAEEVGCEIGQEVGYAIRFEDLTSAQTRIKFMTDGLLIREALVDPLLTRYSVIMVDEAHERSIGTDILMGLLKKIQKKRPELRIIISSATLQAEEFLRFFTTNPGDEKKKPVAAPEDGDAKAGADDEKGAIISLEGRTFPVDILYLDSPTENYVEKAISTVFDIHAREVEGDILVFLTGREEIDNAVQAVADRLLDTQRPQGQQTLQALPLYAGLTTEQQMYVFDKPPEGTRKVVFATNIAEASITIDGIVYVIDCGFAKMRAYNPQTGIDSLTSTAISKASATQRAGRAGRTRPGKCFRLYTEDAYLGLPEVNVPEIQRSNLAPFVLQLKALGIDNVLRFNFLSPPPSELMAKALELLYSLGALDEYAKLTKPLGYRMAELAVEPMMGKTLLSAPSFGCLSEMLTIAAMTSAGGNNVWFHHDGERKEMETSRRKFAADEGDHLTLLNVYHAFVTKGRKEAKFCREHNLNFKTMTRAVSIRAQLKRYLERFGVAVDESLSSAAAAQQRQQENNMVKAEQIRRCLTSGYFAHAARMQPDGTFRNVSGETTLHAHPSSLMFNRKADWVIFHEVMETSTKIFIRDVTKIDKNWLVEYAPEFYQVVDKSARAREAEAETS, from the coding sequence atggccgactTCGACCTGAACGCCTCCTTCATTCCGGCTCTGCATAAGCCAGCGGCCCTTCTCCCCATCGCTAAGCACCGAGACGCCCTGCTGTATCTTATCGAGACGAAGCAAGTCACCATTGTCGTGGGCCACACAGGCTCTGGCAAGACGACGCAGATCCCGCAATTCCTCGAAGCGGCGGGATGGTGCTCCGACGGCAAGATCATTGGTGTCACGCAGCCCCGGCGCGTGGCAGCCACAACCGTAGCCctccgcgtcgccgaggaggttgGCTGTGAGATAGGCCAGGAGGTCGGTTACGCCATCCGCTTCGAGGACCTCACATCGGCCCAGACGCGCATCAAGTTTATGACCGATGGTCTACTCATCAGAGAGGCACTGGTCGACCCCCTTTTGACGCGTTACTCTGTCATCatggtcgacgaggcccacGAGCGTTCCATCGGCACCGACATCCTTATGGGGCTACTAAAGAAGATTCAAAAGAAGCGGCCCGAGCTgcgcatcatcatcagcagcgCGAcgctgcaggccgaggagttTCTGCGGTTCTTCACAACGAACCCCggggacgagaagaagaagccggtaGCAGCACCGGAAGATGGAGACGCCAAAGCCGGCGCTGACGACGAAAAGGGTGCAATCATCAGCCTAGAGGGCAGGACATTCCCAGTCGACATACTCTACCTCGACTCGCCCACGGAAAACTACGTCGAAAAGGCCATATCGACCGTCTTTGACATCCACGCGCGGGAAGTAGAGGgcgacatcctcgtcttcctcacaGGTCGCGAGGAGATTGACAACGCAgtccaggccgtcgccgaccgCCTCCTCGACACGCAGCgaccgcaaggccagcaAACACTACAGGCACTGCCCCTTTACGCGGGGTTGACGACAGAGCAGCAAATGTACGTCTTCGACAAACCCCCCGAGGGCACAAGAAAGGTCGTCTTCGCGACGaacatcgccgaggcctccATCACAATCGATGGCATCGTTTACGTAATCGACTGCGGCTTCGCAAAGATGCGGGCCTACAATCCGCAGACGGGTATCGACTCCCTCACCTCGACAGCCATTTCcaaggcctcggcgacccAGCGCGCCGGCCGAGCGGGACGCACACGGCCGGGCAAGTGCTTCCGGCTTTATACCGAAGATGCCTACCTTGGCCTGCCGGAGGTCAACGTGCCCGAGATCCAGCGCTCTAACCTGGCGCCCTTTGTCCTGCAGCTCAAagccctcggcatcgacaaCGTGCTGCGTTTCAACTTCCTCAGTCCGCCGCCCTCGGAGCTCATGGCCAAGGCGCTGGAGCTGCTCTACTCGCTGGGCGCGCTCGACGAGTACGCCAAGCTGACGAAGCCGCTGGGCTACCGCATGGCGGAGCTGGCTGTTGAGCCGATGATGGGTAAGACGCTGCTGAGCGCGCCATCGTTCGGGTGCCTGAGCGAGATGCTCACGATCGCGGCCATGACGAGCGCTGGCGGGAACAACGTCTGGTTccaccacgacggcgagcgtAAGGAAATGGAGACGTCGCGGCGCAagttcgccgccgacgagggcgaccaCTTGACGCTCCTCAACGTCTACCACGCGTTTGTGACCAAGGGCCGGAAGGAGGCCAAGTTCTGCCGGGAGCACAACCTCAACTTCAAGACCATGACGCGCGCTGTCAGCATACGAGCGCAGCTGAAGCGATATCTCGAACGGTTCGGCGTCGCTGTTGACGAGTCGctcagctcggcggcggcggcgcaacAGCGACAGCAGGAGAACAACATGGTCAAGGCGGAACAGATCCGGAGGTGCCTTACGAGCGGCTACTTTGCCCATGCGGCGAGGATGCAGCCGGACGGCACGTTCCGCAATGTGTCGGGAGAGACAACGCTGCACGCGCACCCGAGCTCGCTCATGTTCAACCGCAAGGCTGACTGGGTCATCTTTCACGAGGTCATGGAGACGAGCACAAAGATCTTCATACGGGATGTCACCAAGATTGACAAGAATTGGCTGGTGGAGTACGCCCCAGAGTTTTATCAGGTCGTGGACAAGTCGGCGAGAGCGCGCGAGGCTGAAGCAGAAACGTCATGA